One Corvus cornix cornix isolate S_Up_H32 chromosome 10, ASM73873v5, whole genome shotgun sequence genomic region harbors:
- the CGNL1 gene encoding cingulin-like protein 1 isoform X3: protein MEPYFAGFKHMHQDYEVTLELASEETQKTKNAQNSRAGSYGVSIRVQGIDGHPYIVLNNTEGCLSENPPPPGKEQQVIPQTVNKPATDSNTAFKLEDKISERTKFAGTQHMQPSMHKKLKITNVAEKESGMPDFRDETMKSSYLLNFQRHPELLQPYDPEKNNLNLDNYQSSVCSKSKSFADEKTEAKPWISSSKVASLQKTNKYLAEPTKANSKKIHLNRQDSAGPVLNDSRRSSSSSATPTSANSLYRFLLDDQEYAIYADNVNRHENRRYIPFLPGTGRDIDTGSLPGVDQLIEKFDKKVDAHRRGRSGKRNRIHPDDRKRSRSVDSALSLGLDVNSDSVGEFSKSLGKSTEHLLRPSKVCLHKQLSRDQKSPSKEMKISARSIGKLQMPNKDTQSGSFSSLQHHKRTGADTESLTGRSATLPGQSKREEVKTVTSTLLLPNPITSTPESGAKKISVKTFPSVPNIQATPDLLKGQQDLAQQTNEETAKQILYNYLKEGSPDNDDATKRKVNLVFEKIQTLKSRAAGKTQVSDSSAEVKALVEQKAELERKVEELEKKLDLEIRNQQNSKEEREATRASLKDLQLQLDQSICEKEALKKQLEENEKELRQNLEELFQVKMEQEKHQTEIRDLQDQLSEMHDELDNAKHTDEGEKEILIEELMQMKQDLQEVLIAKDQQEEILRKRERELTALKGALKEEVSSHDTEMDKLKEEHNKELLDLRQSLEKATESAAALASEKNAAQEERNSIENQVKELIEENEQLKRKVTELERKIEELHKQIDNMKGEENSVKEKLKTYEEEKQQFEEALKHAEKEGKELLVLKAALESQLEDMQENTRCISQERQQLSQQLKDETQQKEQLKQIKNEMENERLQLSKTVEKLQEEMSEMVEISRTSTLELQSQFDEYKEKNRREFSDLQRQLKEKSIEVEKSRLMNIRMQDEMRLMEENLRDHQRAQDEAITKTQLLEQTVKSLEYELEAKNHLKDDRARQIKLMEDKLSHLELELDEEKNNSDLLSERISRCREQIEQMRTELLQERAIKQDLECDKISLERQNKDLKSRILHLESSYRSNKEGLVAQMEARITELEERLENEERDRANFQLSNRRLERKVKELMLQVDDEHLSLTDQKDQLSLRLKAMKRQVEEAEEEIDRLENAKKKLQRELEEQLDINEQLQGQLNTAKKELSRLKKSPSKVLADSDDEDDDDDDFSTDGDSLCEVPLGNNFSKDDDTKI, encoded by the exons ATGGAGCCgtattttgctggttttaagcACATGCACCAGGACTATGAAGTCACTCTTGAGCTCGCAAGTGAAGAGACtcaaaaaactaaaaatgcGCAAAATTCTAGGGCAGGGTCTTATGGTGTCAGCATTAGAGTCCAAGGAATCGATGGACATCCTTACATAGTACTGAACAATACAGAAGGATGTTTGTCAGaaaatcctcctcctcctggaaAAGAACAGCAGGTCATTCCTCAGACTGTAAACAAGCCAGCCACAGACTCCAATACTGCTTTTAAGTTGGAGGACAAAATCAGTGAACGTACAAAATTTGCTGGAACACAGCACATGCAACCGTCTATGCATAAAAAACTGAAGATAACCAATGTGGCTGAAAAGGAAAGTGGAATGCCAGATTTTAGAGATGAAACTATGAAATCTTCATATTTGTTGAATTTTCAAAGACATCCTGAACTTCTGCAGCCTTAtgatcctgaaaaaaataacttgaaCTTGGATAATTACCAGTCTTCTGTGTGCAGTAAATCTAAGTCTTTTGCAGATGAAAAAACTGAAGCAAAGCCTTGGATTTCCTCATCTAAAGTAGCATCcctacagaaaacaaataagtACCTTGCAGAGCCAACCAAAGCAAAttcaaaaaaaatacatctgaacAG GCAAGACTCAGCTGGGCCGGTATTGAATGACTCACGGAGATCATCGTCCTCATCCGCTACTCCCACTTCTGCAAATTCCTTATACAGATTTTTACTGGATGACCAAGAGTATGCCATCTACGCAGACAATGTTAACCGGCATGAAAACAGGAGATACATTCCATTCTTGCCAGGAACTGGTCGTGATATTGACACTGGTTCACTTCCAGGAGTAGATCAGCTAATTGAAAAGTTTGATAAGAAAGTTGATGCTCACAGAAGAGGCAGGTCAGGAAAAAGGAATAGAATTCATCCAGATGATCGTAAAAGATCAAGAAGCGTTGATAGTGCCTTGTCATTAGGACTTGATGTAAATTCTGATTCTGTAGGTGAATTCAGTAAAAGCTTGGGTAAGTCAACTGAGCACTTGCTGAGACCATCTAAAGTTTGCCTTCACAAGCAGTTATCCAGAGATCAAAAGTCACCTTCCAAAGAGATGAAGATTTCTGCTCGAAGTATTGGAAAATTGCAAATGCCCAATAAAGACACTCAGAGTGGCAGTTTCAGCTCTTTGCAGCACCATAAACGTACTGGAGCTGATACCGAGAGCTTGACGGGTAGGTCAGCTACACTCCCAGGACAGAGTAAGAGAGAGGAAGTTAAAACAGTAACTTCCACTTTGTTATTGCCAAACCCAATCACAAGTACACCTGAATCAGGAGCCAAGAAGATCTCTGTAAAAACATTTCCGTCCGTCCCTAATATACAG GCAACTCCTGATCTCTTAAAAGGCCAGCAAGATCTTGCACAGCAAACTAATGAAGAGACTGCTAAGCAGATACTTTACAATTACCTTAAGGAAGG AAGCCCTGATAATGATGATGCAACAAAGAGGAAAGTGAATTTGGTTTTTGAGAAAATTCAGACTTTAAAGTcaagagctgctggaaagacGCAG GTTTCGGATTCTTCGGCTGAAGTAAAAGCATTGGTGGAACAAAAAGCAGAACTTGAAAGGAAAGTGGAAGAGTTAGAGAAAAAACTGGATCTGGAAATTAGG AATCAGCAAAACTccaaagaagagagagaggctACACGAGCAAGCCTGAAAGATCTTCAGTTGCAGCTTGATCAAAGTATATGTGAAAAGGAAGCCttaaaaaagcagctggaagaaaacGAGAAGGAACTCAGGCAAAACCTGGAGGA GCTTTTTCAAGTGAAGATGGAACAGGAGAAACACCAGACTGAGATCAGAGATCTTCAAGACCAGCTCTCTGAGATGCATGATGAACTGGATAATGCAAAACATACCGATGAAGGGGAGAAAGAGATTCTGATTGAG GAGCTGATGCAAATGAAGCAGGATCTGCAAGAAGTATTAATAGCGAAAGATCAGCAAGAAGAGATtttgagaaagagagagagagagctcaCAGCTTTGAAAGGAGCACTTAAAGAAGAGGTATCCAGCCATGACACAGAGATGGATAAACTTAAAGAGGAACACAATAAAGAATTGCTGGATCTACGACAGAGCCTGGAGAAAGCAACAGAG AGTGCTGCTGCCcttgcaagtgaaaaaaatgctgcacagGAGGAGCGAAACAGTATAGAAAATCAAGTCAAAGAGCTGATTGAGGAAAATGAACAATTGAAGAGAAAAGTTACTGAGCTAGAGAGGAAAATTGAGGAGTTGCACAAACAAATTGATAAtatgaaaggagaagaaaattcagtgaaggaaaaattaaagacataTGAG GAAGAGAAGCAACAATTTGAAGAAGCTTTGAAACATGctgaaaaggagggaaaagaattGTTAGTGttaaaagcagctttggaaaGCCAGCTAGAAGATATGCAG GAGAACACGCGTTGCATTTCACAGGAACGGCAGCAGTTAAGTCAGCAGTTAAAAGATGAAACTCAGCAGAAGGAGCAGTTAAAGCAGATAAAGAATGAAATGGAGAATGAACGATTGCAACTGAGCAAGACTGTTGAGAAGTTACAGGAGGAG ATGTCTGAAATGGTAGAGATCTCAAGAACATCAACTCTGGAGCTTCAGAGCCAGTTTGATGaatacaaggagaaaaatcGCAGGGAATTTTCAGATCTGCAGAGGCaattaaaggagaaaagcatTGAAGTAGAAAAATCACGCCTGATGAACATAAGAATGCAAGATGAG ATGCGTCTGATGGAAGAAAACCTGAGGGACCACCAGAGAGCTCAGGATGAGGCAATAACAAAAACTCAGTTACTGGAACAGACTGTGAAAAGCTTGGAGTATGAACTGGAAGCCAAAAACCACTTAAAAGATGATCGGGCAAGACAAATCAAACTAATGGAG GACAAGTTATCTCACCTGGAACTTGAGCTtgatgaagaaaagaataaCTCGGATTTGTTGTCTGAGAGGATCAGCAGGTGCAGAGAGCAG ATTGAACAAATGAGGACAGAGCTACTTCAGGAAAGAGCTATCAAGCAAGACTTGGAGTGTGACAAAATTTCATTGGAAAGACAG AACAAGGACTTGAAGAGCCGAATCCTTCACCTGGAGAGTTCTTACCGATCCAATAAAGAGGGACTTGTTGCTCAGATGGAGGCACGGATCACAGAGCTGGAAGAACGACTTGAAAATGAGGAGAG ggATAGAGCTAATTTCCAACTAAGTAACCGCAGACTTGAGAGAAAAGTGAAGGAGTTAATGTTGCAAGTAGATGATGAACATCTGTCATTGACTGATCAGAAGGACCAG TTGAGTTTGCGTTTGAAAGCAATGAAACGTCAAGttgaagaagctgaagaagaaatagACAGACTGGAAAATGCtaaaaagaaacttcagagaGAACTTGAAGAGCAACTAGACATAAATGAACAATTGCAAGGACAGCttaacactgcaaaaaaagagTTAAG TAGACTGAAGAAGTCACCAAGTAAAGTGTTGGCTGATTCTGATGATGAGGACGACGACGATGATGATTTCAGCACGGATGGTGATAGTCTCTGTGAAGTACCTTTAGGAAATAACTTTTCAAAAGATGATGACACAAAAATCTAA